In Macadamia integrifolia cultivar HAES 741 chromosome 12, SCU_Mint_v3, whole genome shotgun sequence, the following are encoded in one genomic region:
- the LOC122057684 gene encoding uncharacterized protein LOC122057684, with protein sequence MDNQEDIEVVRKRMKPATVKKGDEEVDVVQEEDTETIVAVAGSEEMELSIARLLERIERFTQQVSELLESGKNLFKELSNEFEERMIIIHKEQIEKWQEEIYELRLVDASNEEANALLHNARFLLHQSAPM encoded by the exons ATGGACAACCAAGAAGATATCGAAGTAGTACGGAAGCGAATGAAACCAGCAACG GTCAAGAAAGGCGATGAGGAAGTCGATGTCGTCCAAGAAGAAGATACAGAAACGATAGTTGCCGTTGCGGGATCCGAAGAGATGGAACTCAGCATCGCTCGTCTCCTTGAAAGAATCGAACGCTTCACTCAGCAG GTGTCAGAGCTGCTGGAAAGCGGAAAGAATCTTTTCAAGGAACTCAGCAATGAATTTGAGGAGCGGATGATCAT AATACACAAGGAGCAGATCGAGAAATGGCAGGAGGAGATATATGAGCTTCGATTGGTCGATGCCTCAAATGAGGAGGCCAATGCTCTTCTGCACAACGCTCGCTTTTTACTTCATCAGAGCGCTCCAATGTAA